In Lemur catta isolate mLemCat1 chromosome 1, mLemCat1.pri, whole genome shotgun sequence, one DNA window encodes the following:
- the DIO2 gene encoding LOW QUALITY PROTEIN: type II iodothyronine deiodinase (The sequence of the model RefSeq protein was modified relative to this genomic sequence to represent the inferred CDS: inserted 1 base in 1 codon) codes for MGILSVDLLITLQILPVFFSNCLFLALYDSVILLKHVVLLLSRSKSTRGEWRRMLTSEGLRCVWKSFLLDAYKQVKLGEDAPNSSVVHVPNPEGGDSSGNGAPEKTADGAECHLLDFASAERPLVVNFGSATUPPFTSQLPAFRKLVEEFSAVADFLLVYIDEAHPSDGWAVPGDSSLSFEVKRHRNQEDRCAAAHQLLERFSLPPQCRVVADRMDNNANVAYGVAFERVCIVQRQKIAYLGGKGPFFYNLQEVRRWLEKNFSKRXKSRLAG; via the exons aTGGGCATCCTCAGCGTAGACTTGCTGATCACACTGCAAATTCTGCCAGTTTTTTTCTCCAACTGCCTCTTCCTGGCGCTCTATGACTCGGTCATTCTGCTCAAGCACGTGGTGCTGCTGTTGAGCCGCTCCAAGTCCACTCGTGGAGAGTGGCGGCGCATGCTGACCTCAGAGGGACTGCGCTGCGTCTGGAAGAGCTTCCTCCTGGATGCCTACAAACAG GTGAAATTGGGTGAAGATGCCCCCAATTCCAGTGTGGTGCATGTCCCCAATCCCGAAGGCGGTGACAGTAGTGGAAACGGTGCCCCGGAGAAGACCGCCGACGGAGCTGAGTGCCACCTGCTTGACTTTGCCAGCGCCGAGCGCCCACTGGTGGTCAACTTCGGCTCGGCCACCTGACCGCCTTTCACGAGCCAGCTGCCAGCCTTCCGCAAACTGGTGGAAGAGTTCTCAGCAGTGGCTGACTTCCTGTTGGTCTACATCGACGAGGCGCATCCTTCAGATGGCTGGGCGGTGCCTGGGGACTCCTCTTTGTCTTTTGAGGTGAAGAGGCACCGAAACCAGGAAGATCGGTGTGCAGCAGCCCACCAGCTTCTGGAGCGTTTCTCCTTGCCGCCCCAGTGCCGCGTTGTGGCTGATCGCATGGACAACAACGCCAATGTAGCTTACGGGGTAGCCTTTGAACGGGTGTGCATTGTGCAGAGACAGAAAATTGCTTATCTGGGAGGAAAGGGCCCCTTCTTCTACAACCTTCAAGAAGTCCGGCGTTGGCTGGAGAAGAATTTCAGCAAGA TGAAATCTAGATTAGCTGGTTAA